In Campylobacter concisus, a single window of DNA contains:
- the tilS gene encoding tRNA lysidine(34) synthetase TilS — protein MISQNVREKLSSGANLLAFSHGIDSTALFYILEESGIKFDLAMVDYNVREQSKNEIKSAKELADKFGKKIYTKSVFLDNSNFEKNAREVRYEFFGKICQKFSYKNLILAHQFDDKFEWFLMQLSKGAGLKELFGMSELEKRKYFWLVRPLLNLRKKELQSYLDERNLHYFIDETNLKGEFKRSFMRLNFSEPFLDRYFSGVQKSFEFLEADRQILMPNITKISDEIFIIKNDSNAIRGVDMAAKELNVLLSKAQKDELSANLAKQTSVVLSGKIAVGYADTYLLVTPFCKTIMPKIFKEKARILKIPAINRGYLFAINFDLSELKF, from the coding sequence ATGATAAGCCAAAATGTGCGAGAAAAGCTAAGCTCAGGTGCAAACCTGCTTGCATTCTCGCACGGCATAGACAGCACCGCACTTTTTTACATTTTAGAAGAGTCTGGGATCAAATTTGATCTAGCGATGGTTGATTACAATGTTCGAGAGCAAAGTAAAAACGAGATAAAAAGCGCAAAAGAGCTCGCAGATAAATTTGGTAAAAAAATTTATACAAAAAGCGTTTTTTTAGATAATTCAAATTTTGAAAAAAATGCGCGCGAGGTAAGATATGAGTTTTTTGGCAAGATTTGTCAAAAATTTAGCTACAAAAATTTGATCTTAGCTCATCAATTTGACGATAAATTTGAGTGGTTTTTGATGCAGCTTAGCAAGGGTGCTGGACTAAAAGAGCTCTTTGGTATGAGCGAGCTTGAAAAGAGAAAGTACTTTTGGCTAGTTAGGCCGCTTTTAAATTTACGCAAAAAAGAGCTTCAAAGCTATCTTGACGAGAGAAATTTACACTATTTTATCGATGAGACAAATTTAAAAGGCGAGTTTAAAAGAAGCTTCATGAGGCTAAATTTTAGTGAGCCATTTTTGGATAGATATTTTAGTGGCGTACAAAAGAGCTTTGAGTTTTTAGAAGCCGATAGACAAATTTTAATGCCAAATATCACAAAAATAAGTGATGAAATTTTTATCATAAAAAATGATAGTAATGCGATACGAGGTGTCGATATGGCGGCAAAAGAGCTAAACGTGCTTCTAAGCAAAGCTCAAAAAGATGAGCTAAGTGCAAATTTAGCAAAGCAAACAAGCGTGGTGCTAAGCGGCAAGATTGCTGTCGGATACGCAGATACTTACCTTCTAGTAACTCCATTTTGTAAAACCATAATGCCAAAAATTTTTAAGGAGAAGGCTAGAATTTTAAAAATTCCAGCTATAAATAGAGGCTATCTTTTTGCTATAAATTTTGATTTATCAGAGTTAAAATTTTAA
- a CDS encoding tetratricopeptide repeat protein has product MKKVLNFGLILAMGFMLSGCWSWQKMVSFGFWQSEEESRAERLELEKEKMEQSCNAGNSIDCNNLAVNFSNEKDFVKAKSYYEKACNAGLATACSNLGQIYEQGLVDEQKDMEKALKLYKLACDSGDGVGCYNEAMGLKSYIESENLKTHKIDRTKAEARVLRLLAKSCELEYAQSCFLLAKLSGDEAKADALYKRACQLGKCVDKK; this is encoded by the coding sequence GTGAAAAAGGTCTTAAATTTTGGTCTTATTTTGGCTATGGGCTTTATGCTTAGTGGTTGCTGGTCTTGGCAAAAGATGGTAAGCTTTGGCTTTTGGCAAAGTGAAGAAGAGAGCAGGGCAGAGCGTCTTGAGCTTGAAAAAGAGAAGATGGAGCAAAGCTGCAATGCTGGAAATAGCATCGATTGCAATAATCTAGCTGTAAATTTTAGCAACGAAAAAGACTTTGTAAAGGCAAAAAGCTACTATGAAAAGGCTTGCAATGCTGGGCTTGCTACGGCTTGCTCAAATTTGGGTCAAATTTATGAGCAAGGGCTTGTTGATGAGCAAAAAGATATGGAAAAAGCTTTAAAACTTTATAAACTAGCTTGTGATAGTGGCGATGGCGTTGGCTGCTACAACGAGGCAATGGGTCTAAAGTCATACATCGAAAGCGAAAATTTAAAAACTCATAAGATAGATAGAACTAAGGCTGAGGCTAGAGTGCTAAGGCTTTTGGCTAAGAGCTGTGAGCTTGAGTATGCTCAGTCATGCTTTTTGCTTGCAAAGCTAAGCGGCGATGAAGCAAAGGCAGACGCACTTTATAAAAGAGCCTGCCAACTTGGCAAATGTGTGGATAAAAAGTAA
- a CDS encoding tetratricopeptide repeat protein has product MKKFIIFVFSVLLFWGCSLDQISQNFGLSEPPLDPEVEQIADAIYLYNEGNYPKACKRFYDYAKDGNVLAMQQTGICFRDGKGFSKDILRALFWFETAGRYGNIDGLRSAGYIYEYGLGVNKNLEKAIYFYEKATSLGSSEASYDLGLIYLGKNDYKKARIYLDEACFKGKEEACIKLKEIKF; this is encoded by the coding sequence ATGAAAAAATTTATCATTTTTGTGTTTAGTGTTTTGCTATTTTGGGGATGTTCGTTAGATCAAATTTCACAAAATTTTGGCCTTAGCGAGCCACCACTTGATCCAGAGGTCGAGCAAATAGCAGACGCCATCTATCTATACAATGAAGGCAACTATCCAAAAGCTTGCAAGAGATTTTACGACTACGCAAAAGATGGAAATGTGCTTGCCATGCAGCAAACTGGCATTTGTTTTCGTGATGGCAAAGGCTTTAGCAAGGATATCTTAAGAGCACTTTTTTGGTTTGAGACAGCTGGCAGATATGGCAATATAGACGGACTAAGAAGCGCTGGATATATCTACGAGTACGGCCTTGGGGTCAATAAAAATTTAGAAAAAGCGATATATTTTTACGAAAAAGCTACAAGCCTTGGCTCAAGCGAGGCCAGCTACGATCTAGGGCTTATCTATCTAGGCAAAAATGACTATAAAAAAGCAAGAATTTATCTTGATGAGGCTTGCTTTAAAGGTAAAGAAGAAGCGTGCATAAAGCTAAAAGAGATAAAATTTTAG
- the panC gene encoding pantoate--beta-alanine ligase → MQIIRTIKELENFVSSTSAKIGFVPTMGALHDGHVSLIKKCVSENEISIVSTFVNPTQFLPGEDLDKYPRNEQNDMKICEQNGVSAIFIPDAGELYFEDEPLIVAPKKFSAILEGKTRPGHFDGVLRVLNKLFRLTRANSVYMGKKDTQQLIIVQNMIKTFFINASLVACDIVREPDGLALSSRNVYICDEDKCNALRLSRSLNKAQNLIQNGEEDASEIKTKMLEVLEPLKVDYVAITDRNLNEISKIEKNNTIILVAAYVGKTRLIDNIWI, encoded by the coding sequence ATGCAAATCATAAGAACTATAAAAGAACTTGAAAATTTCGTCTCTAGCACAAGCGCAAAGATCGGTTTTGTGCCGACCATGGGCGCACTTCATGACGGACACGTTAGCCTTATTAAAAAATGCGTGAGCGAAAATGAGATAAGCATCGTCTCAACATTTGTTAATCCAACTCAATTTTTACCAGGCGAAGATCTAGACAAATACCCAAGAAACGAACAAAACGACATGAAAATTTGTGAGCAAAATGGCGTTAGCGCTATTTTTATCCCAGATGCTGGTGAGCTTTACTTTGAAGATGAACCTCTAATCGTCGCTCCAAAGAAATTTTCAGCCATCTTAGAGGGCAAAACTAGGCCAGGCCACTTTGATGGCGTCTTAAGGGTGCTAAACAAGCTATTTCGCCTAACTCGTGCAAATAGCGTTTACATGGGCAAAAAAGACACACAACAACTAATCATAGTACAAAACATGATAAAGACATTTTTTATAAATGCCAGCCTAGTGGCTTGTGATATCGTTAGAGAGCCAGATGGACTTGCACTTTCAAGTAGAAACGTCTATATCTGCGACGAAGATAAATGTAATGCTCTAAGGCTTTCAAGATCGCTAAACAAAGCACAAAATTTGATCCAAAATGGCGAGGAAGACGCAAGTGAGATCAAAACAAAGATGCTTGAGGTGCTAGAGCCGTTAAAGGTTGATTATGTCGCTATTACGGATAGAAATTTAAATGAAATTTCCAAAATAGAAAAAAATAACACCATCATTTTAGTGGCAGCTTATGTTGGCAAAACTAGGCTAATAGATAATATCTGGATATAA
- the prfB gene encoding peptide chain release factor 2, whose product MDSYEYNELLKKLQTKVENIGSIVKPDEIKARLKEIEAIEQDPDFWQDIAKAGALNKEKTKISNMLAKFNDANQAVSDAKELFELANSENDEETINSLFDDAKNLDEKIVNLEISMLLSGEDDGKNAIVSIHPGAGGTESNDWASMLYRMYLRFCEREGFKVETLDFQEGDEAGLKDVSFIVKGENAYGYFKAENGIHRLVRTSPFDSAGRRHTSFSSVMVSPEIDDDIEIEIEEKDLKIDTYRASGAGGQHVNKTESAIRITHIPTGIVVQCQNDRSQHKNRATAMKMLKSRLYELELMKQQEASNSVEKSEIGWGHQIRSYVLFPYQQVKDNRSGEAYSQTDAILDGDIKKMIEGVLIAQKAEA is encoded by the coding sequence TTGGATAGTTACGAATACAACGAGCTTTTAAAGAAGCTACAAACAAAAGTTGAAAACATAGGCTCTATCGTAAAGCCTGACGAGATAAAGGCTAGACTAAAAGAGATCGAGGCTATAGAGCAAGACCCTGATTTTTGGCAAGATATCGCTAAAGCAGGGGCGCTAAATAAAGAAAAGACAAAAATTTCAAATATGCTTGCAAAATTTAATGACGCCAATCAGGCAGTAAGCGATGCAAAGGAGCTCTTTGAGCTAGCAAATTCTGAAAATGACGAAGAGACTATAAATTCTCTCTTTGATGACGCTAAAAATTTAGATGAAAAGATTGTAAATCTTGAAATTTCTATGCTTTTAAGTGGCGAAGATGATGGCAAAAACGCGATCGTATCGATCCATCCTGGAGCTGGTGGCACTGAGAGTAACGACTGGGCGAGTATGCTTTATAGGATGTATCTTAGATTTTGCGAGCGTGAGGGCTTTAAGGTTGAGACCCTTGACTTTCAAGAGGGTGATGAGGCTGGGCTAAAGGATGTGAGCTTTATCGTAAAAGGCGAAAACGCCTATGGGTACTTCAAGGCAGAAAATGGCATCCATAGGCTCGTTCGCACAAGCCCATTTGATAGTGCAGGGCGCCGTCATACAAGCTTTTCTAGTGTCATGGTAAGCCCTGAGATAGATGATGACATAGAGATCGAGATCGAGGAAAAAGATCTAAAGATAGATACTTATAGAGCAAGCGGTGCAGGTGGTCAGCACGTAAACAAGACTGAATCTGCCATCCGCATCACGCATATACCAACTGGCATTGTCGTGCAGTGCCAAAATGACCGCAGCCAGCATAAAAATAGAGCCACAGCGATGAAAATGCTAAAATCTCGTCTTTACGAGCTTGAGCTGATGAAGCAGCAAGAGGCGAGCAACAGCGTCGAAAAGAGCGAGATCGGCTGGGGACATCAGATAAGATCATACGTGCTTTTCCCGTATCAGCAGGTAAAAGACAACCGCAGCGGCGAGGCATACTCACAGACTGATGCGATACTTGATGGTGACATCAAAAAGATGATAGAGGGCGTTTTGATCGCTCAAAAGGCTGAGGCGTAA
- a CDS encoding dihydrolipoyl dehydrogenase family protein, with amino-acid sequence MKYDIVIIGFGKAGKTLAVKTAALGKKVALVERSPKMYGGTCINVGCIPTKRLITAAKEAKFVNNSVESEYYTLSVENKNKLISALNAKNYAMLNDKENIDVIDGVGSFTSENSVLVTTPSGEKKIIEGDFIIINSGSKEADAPFEVASSNVFSSQTLLDLKNLPKHFVIIGSGFIGIEFASMFANFGSKVTIVGRSKLLKNEDDDIANSIKEALRVQGVEILEGCEIECIKENVLNFKQNGEQRCLRADAFLIALGRVANVDDLNLKAAGIELDEKGFIKTNENLQTNVPNIYAVGDVRGGELFTYTSLDDFRIVYSQIFGDKKRNTKNRSIHANVLFTDTPLARVGMSAKEASKFGLNFKELKLSMATVPGAKVLNHDVGMLKAIVDAQSGEILGASFHCIYANELINEIAIAMNLKANANFFKNQIFTHPSISEALNDLFGQF; translated from the coding sequence ATGAAATATGATATTGTAATTATTGGTTTTGGAAAGGCTGGCAAAACGCTAGCGGTTAAGACTGCCGCACTTGGCAAAAAAGTGGCTCTTGTAGAGAGATCACCAAAGATGTATGGAGGCACTTGCATAAATGTTGGCTGCATACCAACCAAACGTCTAATAACAGCCGCTAAGGAGGCAAAATTTGTAAATAATAGTGTTGAAAGCGAATATTACACGCTTAGCGTTGAAAATAAAAATAAGCTAATCTCAGCTTTGAATGCTAAAAACTACGCAATGCTAAATGATAAAGAAAATATTGATGTGATCGATGGTGTTGGCTCATTTACTAGTGAAAATAGTGTCCTTGTGACAACGCCAAGCGGCGAGAAAAAGATAATAGAGGGCGACTTTATCATTATAAATAGCGGCTCAAAAGAGGCAGATGCTCCTTTTGAGGTTGCAAGCTCAAATGTATTTTCAAGCCAAACGCTGCTTGATCTAAAAAATTTACCAAAGCATTTTGTCATTATCGGTAGTGGTTTTATCGGTATAGAGTTTGCATCAATGTTTGCAAATTTTGGCTCAAAAGTAACTATCGTAGGACGTTCAAAACTACTTAAAAACGAAGATGATGATATAGCTAATAGCATAAAAGAGGCTCTTAGAGTCCAAGGCGTTGAAATTTTAGAGGGTTGCGAGATAGAGTGCATTAAAGAAAATGTATTAAATTTTAAGCAAAATGGTGAGCAAAGATGCCTTAGGGCTGATGCATTTTTGATCGCACTTGGCAGAGTGGCAAATGTGGATGATTTAAATTTAAAAGCTGCCGGAATTGAGCTTGACGAAAAAGGTTTTATAAAGACAAATGAAAACCTTCAAACAAATGTGCCAAACATCTATGCGGTAGGCGACGTGCGCGGCGGAGAGCTTTTTACTTACACTAGTTTAGATGATTTTAGGATAGTTTATTCACAAATTTTTGGTGATAAAAAGAGAAATACTAAAAATAGAAGTATTCACGCAAATGTGCTATTTACCGACACTCCACTTGCAAGAGTTGGAATGAGCGCCAAAGAAGCAAGTAAATTTGGGTTAAATTTTAAAGAGCTAAAGCTTAGCATGGCAACAGTACCAGGCGCAAAAGTACTAAATCACGATGTAGGCATGCTAAAAGCTATCGTTGATGCACAAAGCGGCGAAATTTTAGGAGCTAGCTTTCACTGCATCTATGCAAATGAGCTGATAAATGAAATTGCAATTGCGATGAATTTAAAAGCAAATGCAAATTTCTTTAAAAATCAAATTTTTACTCATCCAAGTATCAGTGAAGCACTAAATGACTTATTTGGACAATTTTAA
- a CDS encoding DUF488 domain-containing protein produces MFKAYRIYDFIKDDSLDMKAAFVDRLYPRGIRKEIFSNFLWLKDITPSTALREWFHEDREARFDEFCEKFELELDNEKAQSCFKMLKKLEKEHGDIALLTASKDINLCHIVVLLKILNK; encoded by the coding sequence ATGTTTAAAGCTTATAGAATTTATGATTTTATCAAAGATGATAGTTTGGATATGAAGGCGGCTTTTGTTGATAGACTCTATCCAAGAGGCATAAGAAAAGAGATATTTTCAAATTTTCTTTGGTTAAAAGATATCACACCAAGCACTGCTTTAAGAGAGTGGTTTCATGAAGATAGAGAAGCTAGATTTGATGAGTTTTGTGAAAAATTTGAGCTTGAGCTTGATAATGAAAAAGCGCAATCTTGCTTTAAAATGCTAAAAAAACTAGAAAAAGAGCATGGTGATATAGCACTTCTAACAGCTAGTAAAGATATAAATCTTTGCCATATCGTTGTGTTATTAAAAATTTTAAATAAGTAG
- a CDS encoding ribose-phosphate pyrophosphokinase, whose amino-acid sequence MRGYKIFSGTANIELSKKISQYLSLPLSEASIKRFSDGEISVQIGESVRGKDVFVIQPTCAPTNTNLMELLILTDALRRSSASSITAIVPYFGYARQDRKAAPRVPITAKLVANMMQTAGIDRVVTMDLHAGQIQGFFDIPVDNLYGSIIFNDYVRAKNLPNPIVASPDVGGVARARALAKNLNLDMVIVDKRREKANESEVMNIIGDVNGKDVILVDDMIDTAGTIVKAAEIFKERGATSVMAFCTHPVLSGPAYDRLRLGFLDELVVTDTIPLAEELPCIKVLSAASLFGEVIRRVYHNESVNSLF is encoded by the coding sequence ATGAGAGGCTATAAAATTTTCTCAGGAACAGCTAATATTGAGCTTTCAAAGAAAATTTCGCAATATCTTTCACTTCCTCTTAGCGAGGCAAGTATAAAAAGATTTAGCGATGGAGAGATCAGCGTGCAAATCGGTGAGAGCGTGCGCGGAAAAGATGTTTTTGTCATTCAGCCAACATGTGCACCGACAAATACAAATTTAATGGAACTACTTATTTTAACTGACGCTTTAAGACGCAGTAGTGCAAGCTCTATAACAGCGATCGTGCCGTATTTTGGCTACGCTAGACAAGACAGAAAAGCAGCTCCTAGAGTGCCGATCACTGCAAAACTAGTGGCAAACATGATGCAAACAGCAGGTATCGATAGAGTCGTTACCATGGATCTTCACGCAGGGCAAATTCAAGGATTTTTTGATATTCCGGTTGATAACCTTTATGGAAGCATCATTTTTAATGACTATGTAAGAGCTAAAAATTTACCAAATCCAATCGTTGCAAGTCCTGATGTAGGCGGCGTAGCTCGTGCTAGAGCCTTGGCTAAAAATCTAAATCTTGACATGGTTATCGTAGATAAACGCCGCGAAAAAGCAAATGAAAGCGAAGTGATGAATATAATCGGTGACGTAAATGGTAAAGATGTGATTTTAGTCGATGATATGATTGATACCGCTGGTACGATCGTAAAGGCAGCTGAAATTTTTAAAGAGCGTGGTGCAACTAGCGTTATGGCATTTTGTACGCATCCAGTCCTTAGTGGACCAGCTTACGATAGGCTAAGACTAGGCTTTTTAGATGAGCTAGTGGTAACAGATACGATCCCTCTAGCTGAGGAGCTTCCTTGTATAAAAGTGCTAAGTGCAGCTTCTTTATTTGGCGAAGTGATACGCCGTGTATATCACAATGAAAGCGTAAATAGCTTATTTTAA
- a CDS encoding 2-hydroxyacyl-CoA dehydratase family protein produces the protein MSTQGDLIENIAKRYLKIPYSVMHKNDARSDAIKKFVDEYKVDGAIDIVLSGCHTYVIETNKIKEASKEAGASYMSIED, from the coding sequence ATGAGTACACAAGGCGACCTTATAGAAAATATCGCTAAACGTTACTTAAAGATACCCTATTCTGTAATGCACAAAAACGACGCAAGATCTGATGCTATCAAAAAATTTGTAGATGAATATAAAGTAGATGGTGCAATAGATATCGTTTTAAGTGGCTGTCACACTTACGTAATAGAAACAAACAAGATAAAAGAAGCTAGCAAAGAAGCTGGTGCAAGCTATATGAGCATTGAGGACTGA
- a CDS encoding pyridoxamine kinase, whose translation MKRILTIQDISCVGKCSLTVALPIISAQGIEACILPTALLSTHTGFKNFTFCDLTDEFDAITRVWHKENIAFDGIYTGFLGSFSQLELIEKIFNEFNDSTSLILVDPCMGDNGKLYHGFDEKFVMKMRELCTKAHVITPNITEASFMCGMPFLGSDYTQDYILELLEGLASFGARKIVLKGIRYKQNECGIIAYDAKTKEKVEYFHEFLPFHTSGTGDIFASVLFGSLINGESMQNSIKKAAKFVLSSIKVTLKDKSRTWYGVQFEKMLGTLAK comes from the coding sequence ATGAAAAGAATCCTTACAATACAAGACATCTCGTGCGTTGGCAAATGCTCCCTTACTGTCGCACTTCCCATAATCAGCGCTCAAGGTATTGAGGCGTGCATATTGCCTACTGCGCTACTTTCGACTCATACTGGCTTTAAAAATTTCACATTTTGTGATCTGACTGATGAATTTGATGCAATAACACGAGTATGGCACAAAGAAAATATCGCATTTGATGGAATTTATACCGGATTTTTAGGTAGCTTTAGTCAGCTTGAGCTGATAGAGAAAATTTTTAATGAGTTTAATGACTCTACTTCACTAATACTTGTAGATCCTTGCATGGGTGACAATGGCAAGCTCTATCACGGATTTGATGAAAAATTTGTTATGAAAATGCGTGAACTTTGCACAAAGGCTCACGTCATCACGCCAAACATAACTGAAGCAAGCTTTATGTGTGGGATGCCGTTTTTAGGCAGTGACTATACGCAAGATTATATTTTAGAGTTGCTTGAAGGTTTGGCTAGCTTTGGAGCTAGAAAGATTGTGCTAAAGGGCATTAGATACAAGCAAAATGAATGTGGCATCATAGCTTACGATGCAAAGACAAAAGAGAAAGTGGAGTATTTTCACGAATTTTTGCCATTTCACACGAGTGGGACTGGAGATATATTTGCTTCTGTGCTTTTTGGTTCACTCATAAATGGCGAAAGCATGCAAAATTCTATCAAAAAGGCAGCAAAATTTGTGCTTAGTAGTATTAAAGTCACGCTAAAAGATAAGAGCCGCACATGGTATGGTGTGCAGTTTGAAAAGATGCTTGGCACTCTTGCGAAATAG
- a CDS encoding tetratricopeptide repeat protein, producing the protein MKKYLLLLSALFFTGCLNVIGIGQKQDDSWQQPKDEKIVQNKEQISRNAIEILIPKCEEGDAEACNDLGVNYELLKEYENALTNYKKACDAKVQVGCANLGTLYELGLGVKKNPKKAISIYKESCNGGGMQACYHLGNAYRKGEIVKRDYYLAMQAYTNACNAGDLPSCANIGAMYELGLGVNKDEKRAYGIYKVACFRGLSKACPQMKRLGTKLGM; encoded by the coding sequence ATGAAAAAATATTTATTGCTTTTATCGGCTTTATTTTTCACTGGCTGCTTAAATGTGATTGGCATAGGACAAAAACAAGACGATTCGTGGCAGCAACCAAAGGATGAAAAAATAGTGCAAAATAAAGAGCAAATTTCAAGAAATGCGATCGAAATTTTAATACCAAAATGCGAAGAAGGCGATGCGGAAGCTTGCAACGATTTGGGCGTAAATTACGAGCTTTTAAAAGAATATGAAAATGCTTTAACAAATTATAAAAAAGCTTGTGATGCTAAGGTGCAAGTCGGTTGTGCAAATTTGGGCACTCTTTATGAGCTTGGACTCGGAGTCAAAAAAAATCCAAAAAAGGCAATTTCGATTTATAAAGAAAGTTGCAATGGCGGAGGCATGCAAGCTTGCTATCACTTAGGCAATGCTTATAGAAAGGGCGAGATCGTTAAGCGAGATTATTACTTAGCAATGCAAGCTTATACGAATGCATGCAATGCTGGCGATTTGCCAAGTTGTGCTAATATCGGTGCGATGTACGAGCTTGGGCTTGGTGTGAACAAAGATGAAAAAAGGGCTTATGGAATTTATAAAGTCGCTTGCTTTCGTGGGCTAAGCAAGGCATGCCCACAGATGAAAAGACTAGGCACAAAGCTAGGAATGTAA
- the rimO gene encoding 30S ribosomal protein S12 methylthiotransferase RimO — MPKLHLISLGCNKNLVDSEIMLGRLQNYDITDDISDADVIIVNTCGFIKSAKEESIQTILEMHEARKNGSLLVVTGCLMQRYKDELMKELPEVDLFTGVADYDKIDEIILKKQNLFSPQTYLQANEERVITGSNYHAYIKISEGCNQKCSFCAIPTFKGKLKSRSLENIVNEVKNLVKKGYYDFSFLSQDSSSYMRDQGVSDGLINLIDEIEKIKGVRSARILYLYPSTTSKELIERIIASPVFHNYFDMPIQHISEDMLKIMKRGSGAKKIKELLNLMRNAENSFLRTGVIVGHPGESEEDFDELCKFLEEFKFDRISAFAYSKEEDTASFEMEQIPAKIISKRLNKIEKITKKSINESLQKELGKQIYASLEGESSEGEMFYAAKKDIWDKDIDGEILINESDVKELEIGSLYLCEVNDVVDQKLIAKIIKKAK; from the coding sequence ATGCCAAAACTTCACTTAATTTCACTTGGCTGTAACAAAAATTTAGTTGATTCAGAAATAATGCTTGGTAGATTGCAAAACTACGATATTACCGATGATATCAGCGATGCCGATGTTATCATCGTAAATACCTGTGGCTTTATCAAATCCGCCAAAGAAGAGAGCATCCAAACCATACTTGAGATGCACGAAGCTCGTAAAAATGGCTCTTTGCTGGTAGTGACTGGCTGTCTTATGCAGCGCTACAAAGACGAGCTCATGAAAGAGCTACCAGAGGTTGATCTCTTTACCGGCGTGGCTGACTATGACAAGATCGATGAGATCATCTTGAAAAAGCAAAATTTATTTAGCCCGCAAACTTATCTGCAAGCAAATGAAGAGCGTGTGATAACTGGCTCAAACTACCACGCATACATCAAAATTTCAGAAGGCTGTAACCAAAAATGCAGTTTTTGTGCCATTCCAACTTTTAAAGGCAAACTAAAATCACGCTCACTTGAAAACATCGTAAATGAGGTCAAAAATCTGGTCAAAAAAGGCTACTACGACTTTAGCTTTTTATCTCAAGACTCAAGCTCATACATGCGCGATCAAGGCGTTAGCGACGGACTAATAAATTTAATAGACGAAATAGAAAAGATAAAGGGCGTAAGGAGTGCCAGGATACTTTATCTCTACCCAAGCACGACTAGTAAGGAGCTAATTGAGCGTATCATCGCCTCGCCTGTCTTTCACAACTACTTTGACATGCCGATCCAACACATCAGCGAAGATATGCTAAAGATAATGAAGCGTGGAAGTGGCGCTAAAAAGATCAAAGAGCTTTTAAATTTGATGAGAAATGCCGAGAATTCATTCTTACGAACTGGTGTCATCGTGGGTCATCCAGGCGAGAGCGAGGAGGATTTTGATGAGCTTTGTAAATTTTTAGAAGAATTTAAATTTGATAGAATTTCAGCCTTTGCCTACTCAAAAGAAGAAGATACGGCATCTTTTGAAATGGAGCAAATCCCAGCTAAGATCATCTCAAAAAGACTAAACAAGATAGAAAAGATCACCAAAAAATCGATAAATGAGAGCCTTCAAAAAGAGCTTGGCAAGCAAATTTATGCTTCTCTTGAGGGCGAAAGTAGCGAGGGCGAGATGTTTTACGCAGCCAAAAAAGATATCTGGGATAAAGATATAGACGGCGAAATTCTAATAAATGAAAGCGATGTAAAAGAGCTTGAGATCGGCTCACTCTATCTTTGTGAAGTAAACGATGTGGTCGATCAAAAACTGATCGCTAAAATCATCAAAAAAGCAAAATGA